The Christiangramia forsetii KT0803 DNA segment ATTCTATGGTATTTTGCTGAATTTCATCTTTCAGCATATCAATGATGTGCTGGCTGAGACACTGGGAAACCTCCTATTTAATATCTTTTCAGCTTTATGGTTTCTTTGTACCGTAATTTCTATTTACTTCAGCATTCGCTGTTTTATGCCCAAAATTGAAGATAAATATGAAAAAAACATTTTTTTCTTTGGCGATGTGGTATCAAAATTTGGAAATATCAAGGAGTTTTCCCGCACCTTTTATGAGACCAGTTTGAATGAAGAGGAGCTATTCGATCAGCTGGGACAGCAAATATTTATCATCTCTAAAATATCTGCCTATAAATTCAGAAACGTAAATAGATCGCTTAGATTTTTAGGATTGGGATTGATCATGCTAATGGCCGGGCTATTAAGTTATATGTATCTCGCCCTAAACTAAGCACATTAAAGCTTTAGTTTAGAAAAAAGATCCCATAACACGACTCCTGTGCTCACCGAAATATTA contains these protein-coding regions:
- a CDS encoding Pycsar system effector family protein encodes the protein MERPLKGRPDHIKAAHTEDFVDHYWGSINYVFSLIKASELKAGLILSFYGILLNFIFQHINDVLAETLGNLLFNIFSALWFLCTVISIYFSIRCFMPKIEDKYEKNIFFFGDVVSKFGNIKEFSRTFYETSLNEEELFDQLGQQIFIISKISAYKFRNVNRSLRFLGLGLIMLMAGLLSYMYLALN